Proteins found in one Bacillota bacterium genomic segment:
- a CDS encoding NCS2 family nucleobase:cation symporter — protein MRTGTKAVLSVQHAIAMFGATVLVPYLTGLNPSTALLTAGIGTLLFHFVTGMKVPIFLGSSFAFIPVIQMVSKEFGMAYALGGIVAAGLVYVVVALIVRFAGHRFFRILFPPVVTGSVIMVIGLTLSPVAIDMASQNWTIAMVVFLIAALTSLAFRGFLQMLPILIAVSAGYVISLVAGIVDFTPVASAAWIGVPALTLPAFRWEAIAIIAPVAVVTLIEHWGDINANGAVVGKDFVKDPGLWRTILGDGLATSLAGCLGGPANTTYSENTATLSLTRVYDPAILRGAAVFALALAFLGKVGGVIQSIPVPVMGGISILLFGMIASVGVSTLFRGADMNVTRNRIIAAAVLVFGLSSVIVPIGPFKFAGMSLATLLGAGLNLILPREVELEESVPSDKVDRVHAPAKA, from the coding sequence ATGAGAACCGGCACCAAGGCCGTGCTGTCCGTCCAGCACGCAATCGCCATGTTCGGCGCCACAGTCCTTGTCCCTTACCTTACCGGCCTCAACCCCAGCACCGCCCTTCTCACCGCAGGCATCGGAACTCTCCTCTTCCACTTCGTCACCGGAATGAAAGTCCCCATCTTTCTGGGCTCGTCATTTGCATTCATCCCGGTGATCCAGATGGTCTCCAAGGAGTTCGGAATGGCTTATGCGCTCGGCGGCATAGTTGCAGCCGGACTAGTCTACGTGGTCGTCGCGCTCATTGTGAGGTTCGCAGGACATAGGTTCTTCCGGATCCTCTTCCCACCGGTGGTCACAGGGAGTGTCATCATGGTCATCGGTCTGACCCTATCCCCCGTAGCTATCGATATGGCCTCACAGAACTGGACAATAGCCATGGTGGTCTTCCTCATCGCCGCCCTGACTTCCCTCGCTTTTAGGGGATTCTTGCAGATGCTTCCGATCCTGATTGCGGTCTCCGCTGGGTACGTCATATCCCTCGTGGCTGGTATTGTGGATTTCACCCCAGTCGCCTCAGCCGCCTGGATCGGTGTGCCGGCTCTCACCTTACCGGCGTTTCGGTGGGAAGCCATTGCCATCATCGCGCCTGTAGCCGTGGTTACCCTGATCGAGCATTGGGGTGACATCAATGCCAACGGGGCTGTGGTTGGCAAGGACTTCGTGAAGGATCCCGGCCTATGGAGAACCATCCTTGGTGACGGCCTTGCGACGTCCCTCGCCGGGTGCCTGGGTGGCCCTGCGAACACGACTTACAGCGAGAACACTGCGACGCTCAGCCTCACGCGGGTCTACGACCCCGCAATCCTGCGCGGAGCGGCAGTCTTCGCACTCGCACTGGCCTTTCTTGGGAAGGTGGGAGGCGTAATCCAGAGCATTCCCGTCCCCGTCATGGGCGGAATCAGCATACTCCTTTTCGGGATGATCGCCTCGGTCGGCGTGTCCACGCTATTCAGAGGGGCAGACATGAATGTCACCCGAAACAGGATCATCGCTGCTGCGGTCCTGGTGTTTGGCCTGTCCTCGGTGATCGTCCCGATCGGGCCGTTCAAGTTCGCCGGCATGAGTCTTGCGACGTTGCTCGGGGCCGGCCTCAACCTGATCCTGCCTCGGGAGGTTGAACTCGAGGAGTCCGTGCCTTCGGACAAGGTCGATCGCGTTCATGCGCCTGCGAAGGCGTAG
- a CDS encoding FliA/WhiG family RNA polymerase sigma factor has translation MESPLGLWKTYAATRDPELRERLIMQYVGLVRYIVGRMPQASLPGVDSDDLVGYGILGLIDAVERYDIDRGVKFETYAMTRIRGAIIDHLRSMDWVPRSVRQKARDIERAINAAEFKLGRQVRDEDVAAELHLDIETYHEWISEISKASYLSLDELICVDEDNNFATMMDFVRDSASPDPEMVFEVSELRDVLARAIDALPEREKLVITLYYYDELTIREIASILGVSESRVSQLHTKGMLRLRVKIQQLKERMAV, from the coding sequence ATGGAAAGCCCTTTGGGCCTCTGGAAGACTTACGCGGCGACTAGGGATCCTGAACTCAGGGAGAGACTGATTATGCAATACGTTGGGCTGGTCCGCTATATCGTGGGCCGAATGCCCCAGGCGTCACTCCCCGGCGTAGACTCGGATGATCTCGTCGGCTACGGCATCTTAGGATTGATAGACGCGGTGGAACGTTATGATATAGACCGCGGGGTCAAGTTCGAGACTTACGCCATGACACGAATCAGGGGCGCCATAATCGACCACTTGAGAAGCATGGACTGGGTCCCCCGATCCGTCAGGCAGAAAGCGAGGGATATCGAGAGGGCGATTAACGCCGCGGAGTTCAAGCTGGGCAGGCAGGTGAGAGACGAGGACGTGGCCGCCGAGCTTCACCTGGACATCGAAACCTACCACGAGTGGATCTCCGAGATAAGCAAAGCCTCATACCTGTCCTTGGATGAGCTGATCTGTGTTGACGAGGATAACAACTTCGCCACCATGATGGATTTCGTGCGGGACTCGGCGAGTCCTGACCCAGAGATGGTCTTCGAGGTCTCCGAACTCAGGGACGTTCTTGCGCGCGCAATTGATGCCCTTCCGGAAAGGGAGAAACTTGTGATCACACTCTACTACTACGACGAGCTGACGATCCGAGAGATCGCAAGCATACTAGGGGTTTCTGAGTCCAGGGTGTCTCAACTGCATACTAAGGGAATGCTCAGACTGAGGGTTAAGATCCAGCAACTCAAGGAGAGAATGGCGGTGTAG
- a CDS encoding PilZ domain-containing protein translates to MHAPAIAADARITVRNKSLEGAPRFKTKVERVLPHGAMIYAPLTDDYRSVLSPGDEVELGYPDRGAVYYYDSEVVSEVHDRVRLLEISEPRFNRREQRREHVRVEAYMYINYAVPTDEPEDSLTWKKAVTRDISGGGLALYLGSRAAELAPGTRVKILIPLDADSEPVEIEGEIVRVEAAELGKKPGTCAGVRFTRITEGQRTMVVRFVFARQRMLIKNSRRQR, encoded by the coding sequence ATGCACGCTCCAGCCATCGCCGCGGATGCGCGGATAACCGTGAGGAACAAATCCCTGGAAGGAGCCCCAAGGTTCAAGACTAAGGTGGAGCGGGTACTACCTCATGGCGCGATGATCTACGCTCCCCTGACTGACGACTACAGGTCAGTGCTCAGTCCAGGCGATGAGGTTGAGTTGGGATATCCGGACCGGGGGGCGGTCTACTACTACGACTCAGAGGTGGTGAGCGAAGTCCATGACAGGGTCAGACTCCTCGAGATCTCTGAGCCCAGGTTCAACCGGCGGGAGCAGCGCCGTGAGCACGTCAGAGTGGAGGCGTACATGTATATCAATTACGCTGTGCCCACTGATGAACCTGAAGACAGCCTGACCTGGAAAAAAGCAGTGACACGGGATATCAGTGGCGGGGGACTCGCGCTCTACCTCGGCAGCCGGGCGGCAGAGCTCGCGCCCGGCACGCGCGTCAAGATTCTTATCCCCCTGGACGCTGACTCGGAGCCTGTTGAGATAGAAGGAGAAATCGTGAGGGTCGAAGCGGCCGAACTGGGCAAGAAGCCCGGAACGTGTGCTGGTGTCAGATTCACACGCATAACCGAGGGCCAGCGCACGATGGTAGTGAGATTCGTCTTCGCAAGGCAGCGAATGCTCATTAAGAATAGCCGGCGGCAACGGTAA
- a CDS encoding MinD/ParA family protein — protein sequence MLDQAEVLRGMGSLPTEKPVRRAVSPAPGGTRVIAVTSGKGGVGKTNFVINLAVVLSDLGARVTILDADMGLANVDVILGISPRHNLHHVINGTLSLREIVVRGPRDVEIIPGGSGLREIADLDQSARQALISSLTDVVQGRDILVVDTGAGLSRNVMDFVLATREVVVITAPEPTAMADAYAMIKVISREKPDTTVRLVVNQCSSREEAQHVADQLSLLSNRFLSFNVDALGYLPIDPAVPKAVKQRQIFALAFPYCPASAAMLAIARRLRGIPKPPGEDPGLSTFVRRLLGVTEPDYLL from the coding sequence ATGTTGGACCAGGCTGAAGTCCTGAGAGGGATGGGGAGCTTACCCACGGAGAAGCCCGTGAGGCGCGCCGTAAGCCCGGCGCCTGGTGGGACCAGGGTCATAGCCGTTACCAGCGGCAAGGGTGGGGTCGGAAAAACGAATTTCGTCATCAACCTCGCTGTGGTACTGTCGGACCTCGGGGCTAGAGTCACCATACTCGACGCTGACATGGGCCTCGCCAATGTCGACGTGATTCTCGGGATATCTCCCAGGCATAACCTGCACCATGTGATCAACGGGACTCTCTCGTTGAGAGAGATCGTGGTCAGGGGTCCGCGGGACGTGGAGATCATCCCTGGGGGCTCCGGACTCAGGGAGATAGCAGACCTGGATCAGTCCGCCCGCCAGGCATTGATCTCATCCCTGACCGATGTCGTACAGGGGAGAGACATCCTGGTGGTGGACACTGGGGCTGGGCTGTCCAGGAACGTCATGGACTTCGTCCTGGCCACGAGGGAAGTCGTGGTCATTACTGCGCCCGAGCCCACAGCAATGGCCGACGCCTATGCCATGATAAAGGTCATCTCCAGGGAGAAGCCTGACACCACCGTCCGTCTCGTGGTCAACCAGTGCTCGAGCAGGGAGGAAGCCCAGCACGTGGCGGACCAGCTGAGCCTTCTCTCCAATAGGTTTCTGAGCTTCAACGTGGATGCCCTCGGCTACCTGCCGATCGATCCTGCAGTCCCGAAAGCGGTGAAACAGCGTCAGATCTTCGCACTGGCCTTCCCGTATTGTCCAGCGTCGGCGGCCATGCTCGCTATCGCTCGCAGGCTGCGGGGCATTCCCAAACCGCCGGGCGAGGACCCTGGGCTCTCGACCTTCGTCAGGAGACTTCTCGGAGTTACCGAACCGGACTATCTCCTTTAG